The genome window AAATCTACAGTACTCACATCCAAACCTCCTTTACAAAACCGAAACTAGACTCTGTTTTTCTTCAAACTTTGATTTTATATCGAGAGGCAAGTCACTAATTACTGCATCCCAAGCGTTTATCAATTTTTTGTTAGATGCACTTAATTGTTTAATTTGCGTATACCTTTCAGATAAAGCTGTGGAGAATTCATCTTTCTCAGCTTCAGTCACAGAGTACACCTCCCTATTGACTATTTAGTCCAAATAGAATGTTTCGTAGATAGGTAAGGAAATATTTCCTTTACCCTTGGGTTCAGGGCTTTGTCCCCTCATGCCTCCACTGGAAGCTCCATCGTATCTCCCTCTTGCCTAAACTCAACTTGATTTGGATCGTATGTTGGTTCCCAATGACCGTTTTCTTGTAAGATGCGTACAACGTCTTCAGCGTAAGTTTCGTCAGTATTTACGACCAGGTACATGTTGAACCCAACCTTCCCCTCCGCAACTCGACCATACTGAATTTTGTGAAACAAGCGCAGCAAGTCCTCTTTCTCTTGTTGGTCAAGGTGCTTATTAACGTCCTCGTTTTTGATTACGGTATGTTTGATTTTCATTTTGCTTTCTCCCTTCATCTGCTCGTTTTTTAAGTGCATTCGCCACTCGTTTACGCGCTGATTTTTCCTTCTTGTATTGTGCGAGAGGAATGAATTCTCCGCGCTTTTTAACAAGTATATCTATTGGTAAAGTCGGATATTTAGCTTGGAATAGTCTCAGTTTGACTCGGAATGTGGAGGTCTCCACTCCTTTTATATCTACCACCCGCTGCCTATCATCCAACTCAGTTACCAAAAAATCAGCAATGTAAGTGATCTTTGGCTTCTCTTGTAGAATAAACTTAGGATGACATTCAAAGTCTTTGATCTCCCCATACTTCCGTTGCTGGAGAAGCAGCTGATAGTACTCCCCCTCCGCAACGCTGTCGAATCGTTTACCGGTTACATCAAGACTATGTTTTTTAACGATCCATTCCGTGAACAAAGTTCCGTCTTCAGTAACAATCACTTTGGTTGCATTGTATTTGTTCATTACACTTCTTCCGTCCTATAAGGGAGTACCATATGGAGTGATTTCTCGTCACTTTCATCCAGGATATAAATTGGCTTCAACTTGCCCGGGAAAACCAGTGTCACCTTCTCTCCTTCTAATGCTTTGATAGCATCTATGAAGTACTTGGAATTCAGGGCAACAGCAAAATTTTCGCCTTTAAACGAAACTGGAACTATACTCTCATTTGCCTTTCCAGATTCTCTTCCTTTACCGCGAATACTCACTTCATTCTCTGTGATGCTGATGACGATCTGGTTATGTTTTTCTTCCTTGGCAAGTGTGTATACGAGGTCAAGACAACTCAATATCTCTCCTTTATCTACGATCACCTCGGTAACACCATCTGGCACAATCGACATCCGGCTCACATCCGGGAACGCCCCCTCCAATACTCGGGAGTAAAAGGTGAAACGGTCTGTTCTCGCGAATACGTGCACCACTTCTCCGGTGAATGATTTCGAAAATCCAAATTCAAGATTGTCTTTATCCAAGATAATCTTTTGCAACTCACCCAATGCCTTAGCCTCAATGACAGCTCCACCCAAGTTGCCTACTTCTGTGCGCTGCTCCGTTTTTGCAAGTCTGTGCCGGTCTGTCGCTTCAATGCCAAATACTCCGTCATTAATGTAAACATGTGCTCCAGCTAGGATTGCCGCATTCTTGCCGGTTGGATCAGCAGCATAGGTCGCTTTTCTGAAAAGCCGTTTAAGTTC of Paenibacillus sp. FSL R5-0517 contains these proteins:
- a CDS encoding DUF1064 domain-containing protein — protein: MNKYNATKVIVTEDGTLFTEWIVKKHSLDVTGKRFDSVAEGEYYQLLLQQRKYGEIKDFECHPKFILQEKPKITYIADFLVTELDDRQRVVDIKGVETSTFRVKLRLFQAKYPTLPIDILVKKRGEFIPLAQYKKEKSARKRVANALKKRADEGRKQNENQTYRNQKRGR
- the dnaN gene encoding DNA polymerase III subunit beta gives rise to the protein MKIVVDSELLAEALEDASKAIASKNIMPILDCFLIEAGADGVKVTGTDTRTTIQSYIFSEHVQVESPGQIALPKLSLEVIKKLNGDVSIEKQGNNVIIISRKKEIDMGVFDTEEFPRVPDIDDSELFETTGKELKRLFRKATYAADPTGKNAAILAGAHVYINDGVFGIEATDRHRLAKTEQRTEVGNLGGAVIEAKALGELQKIILDKDNLEFGFSKSFTGEVVHVFARTDRFTFYSRVLEGAFPDVSRMSIVPDGVTEVIVDKGEILSCLDLVYTLAKEEKHNQIVISITENEVSIRGKGRESGKANESIVPVSFKGENFAVALNSKYFIDAIKALEGEKVTLVFPGKLKPIYILDESDEKSLHMVLPYRTEEV